A single window of Haliotis asinina isolate JCU_RB_2024 chromosome 5, JCU_Hal_asi_v2, whole genome shotgun sequence DNA harbors:
- the LOC137283954 gene encoding uncharacterized protein, with amino-acid sequence MTYFEEAALSTAPFQPLCFYRKVDETFTTIASDNDQLQGIKFTMETVTNHDLPFLDVSLHTTDDGLRNSVYRKPTHTDQYIHYNSCHHPHIKQAIIASLTRRAKGLCHPDALNRELDHPGKTFTTLNGYHAQLITATINKTLKDRETASSLLHPPSE; translated from the coding sequence ATGACCTacttcgaggaagcagccctctccacagctccattccagcccctctgttttTACCGCAAAGTAGACGAAACCTTCACCACTATCGCCAGTGACAACGATCAACTTCAaggaatcaagttcaccatggagactgtgACCAACCATGACCTGCctttccttgatgtatccctccacaccacagatgATGGACTCAGAAActcagtataccgcaagccgacgcacaccgaccagtacatccactacaactcctgccaccatcctcatatcaagcaagctatcatcgccagcCTTACCAGACGTGCTAAAGGCCTCTGCCACCCTGATGCCCTAAATAGGGAACTGGACCACCCCGGAAAGACATTCActacactcaacggttaccatGCCCAACtcatcacagccaccatcaacaagaccctcaaggaccgagaaACCGCCTCAAGCCTACTCCATcccccatcagagtaa